A region from the Sorex araneus isolate mSorAra2 chromosome 6, mSorAra2.pri, whole genome shotgun sequence genome encodes:
- the LOC129405995 gene encoding olfactory receptor 4C15-like, whose translation MKNQSFVTEFVFLGISQNSDVQKIAFVIFLFAYIATICGNLLIVAAIISNPALMGSPMYFFLVFLSFLDACFTSVIAPKMIIDCLYEKKTISYGGCMIQIFTQHLFSGAEVIVLTSMAYDRYVAICKPLHYTSIMNPRLCGILVAVAWAGGFLHSIIQLVFTLQLPFCGPNVIDHFTCDLYPLLELACTDTYAFGLMIVANSGFFCILIFFMLLVSYSVILFSLRNHSAEGQRKALSTCGSHIAVVVLFFVPSIFEYARPPVSFSFDKIVEIFSTILSPLLNPLIYAFRNKEVKNAIKKLWHIKYATEDLLSRSG comes from the coding sequence ATGAAAAATCAAAGTTTTGTCACTGAGTTTGTTTTCCTGGGGATTTCACAGAATTCAGATGTTCAGAAGATTgcatttgttatatttctttttgccTACATTGCAACTATCTGTGGCAACCTGCTGATTGTGGCAGCCATCATCAGCAATCCAGCGCTCATGGGCTCcccaatgtacttcttcctggtttTTCTATCTTTCCTGGATGCATGTTTCACCTCAGTAATTGCCCCTAAAATGATCATAGACTGTCTCtatgagaagaaaaccatctcCTATGGAGGTTGTATGATACAGATATTTACTCAACACTTGTTTTCAGGAGCAGAGGTGATTGTCCTCACatccatggcctatgacaggtatgtggccatctgcaaacccttgCACTACACTTCTATCATGAACCCAAGGCTCTGTGGCATTCTGGTTGCAGTAGCCTGGGCAGGGGGCTTTCTGCATTCCATTATACAGCTTGTCTTTACTTTACAACTTCCTTTCTGTGGTCCCAATGTTATTGATCACTTTACTTGTGACTTGTACCCCTTATTGGAGCTTGCCTGCACTGATACTTATGCCTTTGGCCTTATGATAGTGGCCAACAGTGGATTCTTTTGCATCCTAATCTTCTTCATGTTGCTTGTGTCCTATAGTGTCATCTTATTCTCCCTGAGAAACCACAGCgctgaaggacagaggaaagccctctccacctgtggGTCTCATATTGCtgttgtggttttgttctttgttccGAGTATATTTGAGTATGCGCGGcctccagtttctttctccttcGACAAAATTGTGGAGATATTCAGCACTATCCTATCACCTTTACTCAATCCTTTGATTTATGCTTTCAGaaataaggaggtgaaaaatgCCATTAAGAAA